TTTTTTAGCGTTTCTGGTAATACATGCCTTTCTACTTTCCACTATGATCTACTTTAAAAAGCAAGAGCTTTATTCATGTGGAGAATGCCTGGCTACGAGGGACCGCCATCATAAATAAGAAACATATAATGTTGAGGTTAAATGAAAAGTGTTGCCCTTAAATCCTTAATGCAATGAGTATATGGTGGGAAAGGAATAGGAGGTGTTTTGATGGAGAGAGGAAACATATAGCAGTTGTAAAGTATAATTGTTTAGAAAATCTGTTTCAACGGTGTAAGGAGAGGACAGTAGAAGACTTCTCTGATGTTTTAGACTTTTTAGATTCATTGAATGAGTGTACTTAATTGCTATATGGTGATTTCTGTACTGTTGTAAATTTGTTTTTTGCAGTACTATTTTGGTATTTGCCTTAATAATATTTACTTATCTTATAAAAAAAAGATCCTTAATGCAATGATACCCTGCCAATTAAGGCTGAAGCTTTTTCACTCCTTTGTTTACTTCAGCACCTTGATTGACAACAGTGGATCAACTGCTGCTGACCGCTGTTTATTATTATTGCAGTAAGATAAAATTTTAACAATAGACATCACATCATACATCGATTGGCAGCTCCGAAAACCTGATATATACTTCTCTCTTTGAAATGTCAACATTTTGTTTGAGTACAATATTCAAATAAGAATTACGCCATTTGACACAGAAAATTTATGGAACCTGATGTAGAGCTGAAAGCATCTTCAAAGTTACTTGCTGGGGAATATGGAATTCTTTATTGTGCCTTTACCTGTCAAGTTGAACTACTAAATGTATAAAATGTTGTGTGGATTTGTATTCACGATCTAAAgtgaagaaataaaaataagtaCTTCTTGCTCTTTTTGCCTTCAAATTTCTTATATCAACCTAGATTGTGCTGAATTTTAATTATTGTCAGGTGGGTTGGTTTTCTTAAGCCCAGATAATCAAATTTGATCTGAATGTTGTTAATCATGTAGCTGCTGCTGAAGTTTAGAGCTGGGTTGCGTTAGCAGTGATagcctcctttttttttttccctttgtaCTTGATGATAAGTTGATTGCTAGATGCATTTGTCATCTGTGCTCCAGGTGGCTGATTTTGGGCTTGCGAGGTTGAATTATGACACTGATACTCACGTCTCCACACGAGTAATGGGAACTTTTGGGTAATACTCTTTCGTATCTCTTAAAGACGTTTTCTATTTTCCTCATGCAGTATTAGTTTGCAGTTACTGTAGCACATTGAATCAATATTTGATCCTAATTCATTTGCGGGTTAGCTTTGAACTCTCCATAGCTTTTCATTCATTAACATCTTACCTTTTGCAGGTACTTAGCTCCTGAGTATGCTCTTACTGGGAAATTGACTGACAAGTCTGATGTCTTCTCTTTTGGAGTCATGCTTTTGGAGATTATAACTGGACGACGGCCAATTGATAAAGCTCAACACTACCTTGATGATAATATTGTTGACTGGGTAAGTTTGTTTCTTGAGAGGTGCAGTAATCTGGGTCAGCTAAATGTCGTTCAGATATATCTCATGCGTGTGTGCAgcgttgttttcttttcctcgaAACTCACGAATAAGGGTAGGAGGTTAATACACCATGTGATTCCTGAGTTACGAATTTATGCATTCTGTTCCTTGGACTTGATTGTCCTCTTTACTTCGAAATTTTGGTGAATTAgaactttttggtatattaaaTGGTCGGAACTCTATTTTATTGTTGATTGTGTGTTTCCATTTTGGACGAATCTTTGTCACCGtagagttttgatgttgttacCAGGAATTATGCAGATACAGCTTGGTTTCTACTATTGCTGATTCAGTGAAAAAGTGTAGCTGCACCATGCTATTAGTTTCTATATCTTATTACAACAAGATAAAGGATATCATGTTTCAGTGAAACTTAGGTTTACTTGTCAATTTAATGTGTTTATTAATCAATCTTTTCTCTTACTAATTATAGCTGCTGTTCATTTACGCCTGAGTCTATACGAAAGGCAACAGGACAGACATCTTATTTCTACTAAGTCTACAAAATAGAACGATTAACTCATGCACATGTTACAGTAAGACATAGTTGGCAAACTTCTCTCTGTGAACTCTCTCTCCACAACATCAGCCTACTTTGAAAAGTGGAAATTTGGCTGATTTATCAAGTAGTCCTATTTATAGACTGTAGCAATAGGGAAATTATTTTTTAGCTACTACTTCACTGCCATGTTTAGTTATATTGAATTACTTCTCACTTAGCATTCATATAAAAAATTACTAAACCTCTTTCATAGCCTGCTTAGCTTTCTTTCATCTTTCTACTCCATCGAGCTGGGGCTTTGTCTTGCATATTGACCAGAGACTGTAACTCTCTTCCCATCAAACTGGCATGTTAGTGGATTAGAATTTGACTAATCTTCCACCTCGTTTCCTAACACAAATTGGTAACAGTGCTTGCCGTTATATTATCTGCACTTAGTTGTAAACAAAAGTATCATGATGATATCCTTTCACTGTTGCACTTGTTATAAAGGACTATTCAGTCTTTTCGTTTATTATTTGTAGCTGTCAAGATGATCAAGAGCATCCATGTTCTTCTACTTCCTGCTCCCCATCCCCTACTGAATATAAAAGCAAAATAACAAGTTCCTCGAAAAAGTAACAATTTTCTCATGAAATTAGGCGAGGCCTTTGCTTACCCAGGCCCTGGATGATGACAACTTTGATACTCTTGCCGATCCAAGGTTGGAGAAGAATTATGACTCTACTGAGATGACCCGCATGGTTACTTGTGCTGCTGTTTGTGTGCGCCATCTGGCACGTCGCAGGCCTCGTATGAGTCAGGTATCTTCTGCAAGCTCAGTTTTATACATCCACTATAGCATCATCATTAACTTTTAAGAGTCACATGCATGCATTCTGCTTCAGCTTGCATCAGCTTAGCGGAAGCTTTGATTATACAACTGAAATAACTTGGAATCTATCATCATTTTTTAACAAGGTGGTTACACTATATTTAGGAAGCATGTGAAATACCAATTCTTCTTGTTGGTTCCAGAAATACAGTTTGGCTATATTTTCTAATATATAAATTAAGCCAAAGTAAATCGTTATACTTGATTTTTGAGATCTCAACTTGAATACTTAGTCTTCCTCTCTCCTCATCTCCTCTTCTTTTCGAATGGCTTTTGCCTTTAAATTTTATGCTTACCGTTTTTTTTTGGGAATCTTGTAAATACTGTCAAAGAAGAATTGTCTTGGCTTTATATTCAATGGTAAAATTTTCTTATGCAGATTGTCAGAGCTTTAGAAGGAAATTTGCCGTTGGATGATTTAAATGAGGGACTTAGACCTGGACATAGTGGTATATATGAATCTTATGGGAGCTCGGATTTCGACTCTGCTCAGTACAAGGAAGACCTTAAGAAATTTAGAAAGATGGCACTAGAAAGCCAGGCGCAGAACTCGAGTGAATGCAGTGGACCTACCAGCGAATTCGGCCCACATCCCTCTGGTTCAAGTAGTGAAGGCCTAAGAACAACTCAAGATACACGCCCTAGTATTGATGGTCGACGAGATATTAGAATAGAGTAGAAAGCAGTCGGGAAACAGAAAAGAGTGAATTTTTTGAAAGGAAAGGAGCAATGTGATGAACTTCTTATCAGAAATTTGTTGAATGTGGTAGTTCCGTTAGAGAATTTTTTGAATTTGGCATACCTTTTATATGCCACTGCTCTTTGTAATTATCAATTAATCTAGGTGCTGTTGCAGATTCTTTTGTTATTACATGTAAAGATAGACTAAAAGCAGTTCAGCAAGTCATGAGAACTTTCACTTGGTGAAAGTGTTAACCATTATTTAAAGGGCGGGCTTTATAAGCCTGTAGTTACAGTTAAATATGATCCTTGAAACTGTTTCCATTTGCAAATGGTTAATTCATGGCCCTTGTGATGTACAGGTAATAatacaacaacccagtataatcccactagtggggtcttgGGAGTGTAGTGTGTaggcagaccttactcctaccctggggtagaaaggttgtttccgatagaaaCTCGGCTTTCTCGGGGGAGAGAACTcttcaccttgctcttgggtgaTTCGAATTCACAACATCTtaattggaagtggagggtgctcacctctagagcaacccactcttggcAATTTTAAATAACGTGTTTGTTAACATCCTTGTCGTTATTTTGTTGCCACAATTATGCCAACGAAGTAAAGTTTTTAGCTTGAAGATTCCGCTTTTCTCAATTTTTATTCAATTATGCTAAAAACACATCAACTTATTATATTACAGTATTACACAAATGAGCATTCCGTTTTAAGAAATAAGTCAAAAATTTCCCCATATCTGTAACGAAAGATTGGAAAAAAGCTAGTAGTATATGGTTTTCAACACTAGTAGATGACTTAAaatttttaagtatcaaattcTACTGACCTCTTTGAAAAAGATTACGTAACTAAAAAACATTTGAAATGGGTCATTAAACCGAACTCTCATGTGATAGTGAGCTAGCATGGGAACAAAAGACCATGGATGTAAATCTGTTGGGTCATATTACTAAAAGAAAAAAGTTTTAGGGTCTAATTAGCCTCGAGTGGAAGTTCTGGGTAAGTACAGAATACGAATAAAGAAGAATATTCGATTTACAAGCGCAATCCTCGCTGTAATGGTGATATAACGATTGAGTTTCTGAATCATTAGAGTTGTCACTTTAGCACTCATAAAATTTACATTTGTTTTTTCTTAACCTTGTTCTTGTCTACCGTTTAAACTAATCACAGAAAGCAGGAGAATTCATTTGTGTCCACCCAATCCCTCCCCCCTCTCTCTGTCTACAAAGTTGATCCTACCAAAACGTTCATCTTCTCAAAATTCAATCCAATATCTCTGTTTTTTTTAAATTGAATTTTTAATTTCCACATTTTTATATTTCAAAAAAGAAATTATGGCTTCTCGAAGGCGAATGCTTCTCAAGGTCATAATCCTTGGCGATAGCGGGTTAGTATTTCCTAAATTCTCATTTTACATATTTTCCGATCTCATTATCacttttcctataatttttggaatttttttaatttccgaATTGAAGCCCAATTCAATGGTTGTTGACTTGTTTCGCTTGGATTCGGTTTCTTTCAATGTATTTTAAAAGAATCTGAGAGCTTCAGATTGTTGTTAACGTTGTATAGCAGCAGAGTTTGCCTTTTAGTCTTTGACTGATGAAAGATGAGACCCCTTTTGATTTTATAGTAACAGTGTGTAGCTTGAAAATAGTTTGTTTGAAGTTGTAATTATTGAAGTGTGTGACTATTTCACATAAACTCTAAACTGTTACAAAAcacatttttatttacttaattatgttttAACACACCCCTCGCATGCGGGCTTGATTTCTTTGGATGAGCCAAGCACGTGAAAAATCTTTTTGCGGGTGAGGCTTGAACTTGAACCCATGAACTATGTCTGTTCTAATGCTACGTTGAAGTTTATTCCCTAAcaacttaagcttttagatgagatcaCAGTAATCAAAAAACTATTAGTATGATATATTGACATCTTTGCATCTCTacgtttctttaatttttattccTGTTTGAACTTTTCTTAGTAGACCTCTTGATGGAGTCTTAAATTACTAATGTGCAATAAATTCATGAGTTTATTCATATGTTTATTGTACGCTAGTTTATCATCTAAAGTTTATTACAAACTCACCTTTTATCCTTTTGTAGGGTGGGGAAGACATCTCTGATGAACCAGTACTCTCGGATTCCTCTCTATTGAATTGTAAAGTAAATATTCTTCATTCTCCTTTTCTGGATTTCTTCTTACTATATACTTTTCTCCATAATTACTTTTTAGGTATGTGAATCGCAAGTTTAGCAACCAATACAAAGCCACAATTGGAGCTGATTTCTTGACAAAAGAAGTTCAATTTGAGGATAGGTTGTACACGTTACAGGTTAGATTCAAGACACAGGACTATCTAATGAATCTTGTATTCCGTGAAATTGCTTTCTCCCATGTTTAGTACTCGTTATCACTACTTTCCAATTTAATAAATGTAATTATCACGACTTACATTTCTTTCACCAAACACGTGTGCCTGCGAAATGTTTCTGCACTTATCCCCTAGAAAAGGGACATGGTTTGGATGTGTTGAGTAACATATGCCCCCTTCTAGATTGACCATTAACTCTGCAACTTTACAGCATTTGTAGCATTGACCAACAATGCCAAGGGTCCTTATCCTAGCATTATTTCCATAGTAAGCGACTTACATTAAGAAGTAGTTTGCAACAGagtttcctctttcttttcaGTTAAATATCCATTTTATGTAATAACGATAACATGATTTATTTCTCATAGGATATTGTTGTTTTCTGCACTAAGAGAAGTCTGCTGATTTCGTCTTAGGAGTTTAATTCAATATCTTTGAATATGTTTGGATCACATTTTCTGTAGCTTCGTACTCCCAATTCTACGTTTTGCCTTTCAGATGGGAGGAACTTAGCTTCATATTTCAGGATTTGTAAAACTGTCTAGGGAATGATAGAAGTTCTTCAAACATATCCTTATCCTGAACTGGGGTGTTTCAGACTCAAACTGGAATGCCTTTTAAGATTGAACAAATTATTGAATCACCTAACAGGATTTTGGAGGCCGTTTGGCAGTAAAAACAACTCTtgagttattttatttcctttaaTCCCAATTTTTCTCTACCCATACATGTTACTCCAATATTAGAAGAGGCTTAAAAGCAATATATCAAGAAAGATGCAGCGAAAATATTTGATGCATTAGTTCAAAGGAAAGAAATCTATTCTTGATACTCCTATTTATCATATACCACATCCAATGTCATAGGTGAGTTTGAAATCTAGCTGTGTATTTGTTTTGCTAACTCTAATTATAGACAAGCTTAATGCGCATTAACAACCCTTTTCCTTGAGCAATATTTGTCAAAGCCAATACAATTTTCATGTAGTCTGTAGTGGAACTATATCCGTCATGAACAAACAGTTTCTTCAAGTATACTGGAAATTAGCTCTCCTAAATTCATGGTTTTGCAGGTTAATTGATTTAATGACTTGATAGATTGAAATATATCACACTTTATTAATATGGCTGGAAATCTGAAATCCTGAATACTTTTGCAGAGTTGCTGCACATTTCCCTTCTAATCTACTGGACTTCATTGTTTTTGCTTTAGATATGGGATACGGCTGGGCAAGAAAGGTTCCAAAGCCTTGGTGTGGCTTTCTATCGTGGAGCAGATTGTTGTGTTCTAGTGTATGATGTGAATGTCATGAAGTCATTTGAGAACCTTAACAACTGGAGAGAAGAATTTTTGATCCAGGTAGTATAACCCGTAATTTGCCTGCAGCTGCAAGCTTCGACTCTAGAATTGATTTCTGAGAAGTTCTTTCCTTAATGTTCAGGCCAGCCCATCTGATCCTGAGAACTTCCCATTCGTTGTATTGGGGAATAAGATAGATGTTGACGGTGGCAACAGCCGAGTGGTAAGTTAATTTCTCTCCTGATAAATCTTCCTCACTGAGTGATGCACTTACTTATTTTGGCATCTTTGGGTGGGCGTAGAAGGATGGTTCGTCGATGTTATAAAATTGGTTGTGTGGATTGCAGGTGTCTGAGAAGAAAGCCAAGGCATGGTGTGCCTCCAAAGGGATACCTTACTTTGAGACATCCGCAAAGGAGGGATTCAATGTGGATGCAGCTTTCCAGTGTATAGCCAAAAATGCTCTGAAAAATGAGCCTGAAGAAGAAATGTGAGTATTCCCTTTCCAATCAGGATGTCTAGTTTACCATATTATGTGGGTATGGGATGCATTCAACTTACAATATTGTCAAGTATTTTGAACCCCACTTGGTTCTTAAGTGCCTGGCTtatgactaaaaggaaaaaaagtgctttatTCTTTTCGAAGTGGAAGTGTCTGAAACGCTATTTCGAAGGAATCAATGTTGTCCAAGTGAGAGATGATCTCAGAAAACTGAGAAATCTTGATCTTGATAGATATGCTTGATGAAGATAAGGTAAAACAGGGACCTTGAAAATTACTTGTTCGGTTCCAATTTGATTGTTCTCTTTCACATCTAGAGGGTAATTTGACGGAATCCATTGTGTGAGATTGGAAATATATTAACATGTCTTTGATAATAAAATTAGAAGTCCGAAGATCATCTGAGAGACACAGTGAAGTTGCCAATTTTTGCATGTCAAACCATCTAAGATCTCAACGATTTTGGTTGAAGTTAATTGCTCTTTTCATCTTTTACCTTGTAGATACCTTCCGGATACTATCGATGTTGCTGGCGGAAATCAATCAAGATCAACTGGATGTGAATGTTGAAGGGTTTCTTTAGTTGCATTATTCCATAGACTGCAAGTGCAAGTTCCCTTGCTCTGAATCCTTTGATGATTTATTTACTACAATGCCGTTAAGTCCTCTGTATTTGATTTTAGACATGGATTACTCCTAAAGTGTAATTATGACGTTGCAAAATTTTTTCCCTCTCCTTGAATACTCATCTGTATTTCAGATCTTATGCTGATACATGATAATATACTATTCATGATCCAGACACTTGACTACATGTTTTAGAAACAATTGTCCTTTTTCAGAGATAGCAAGAaattgtaaaaattgcacggggcgccctatttggtcaccccatttaacctatacccactttttaaaaaagttttaacttgtacccactttttaaacaacttgaggcctctttctcctcctacgttttcttctccttcttcttcgggTGATATTATTCTTTCCTCTAGATGATATCATTATTCATATGGTACAAGGTGAGCCTCGAAACGATTGTGTGGGTTACCAACAGGGACTACCcaattccatttttatcaactgAACTTTTCGTTATCGCTATTGATGATTGTAATCTCAAAGTGTTGGACTCGTCAAGTAACTCATATTTCTGAACACAAGTAGGTAGGgttgggcataaaatccgaaaaatcgaatttcgaaccaaaccgaattaattcggtattttggtattgGCTTTTTCGGTATAAtttgaagttcagcaaatactaaACAAACTCCAGCTCCTaaaatgcttaagttcagcagaTACTAAACAAACTTCAGCTTCTAGAATGCTGAAATTCAgtaattacaaaacaaaaacttcagccaaaatTGCTGAAGTTCGGCAATTATTGAACTGAAGTGCAtcctctaggagctgaagttcagcaaatactaaACAAACGTCAGCTGCTAAAATGCTGAACTTCAGCAGATACTAAACAAACTTCAGTTCCTAGAATGCTGAAATttagcaattacaaaacaaaaacttcagctaaaaTTGCTGAAGTTCAACAATTATTGAACTGAAGTGCAtcctctaggagctgaagttcagcaaatactaaacaaacttcagctcctaaaaTTCTGAACTATACTAAACAAACTTCAGCTTCTAGAATgatgaagttcagcaattacaaaacaaaaacttcagccaaaatTGCTGAAGTTCAACATAGATTGGTTCaagcaaattaaaaaaaaaatcattcatTTGGGATGGGCGTTTCTTGCATAATTAATTTAGTTGCGTAAGCCTTATACTAAATCGCAACTTCTGGAAgttctagtgatgtctttctcTTTTCTAAGCATGTGAAGCACGTGGTTTCGTAAAATGCTGCTCTGGGATGTTTGAACACCGAGGTATTTCGTGGTCATAGATGACATAAATTTGCTCCAAAAGGAGAAGGCAAATATTCTGCTTGTCTTCCTGGGTAATTTCACGAACACctcctatatgaatatattattcATAGTAAATTTTTTGCAAACGTTATCCTTGAATTTCTAGTCATTTCAAACTCCTCTTAACCTATATTATTTCAATGggcaaaatgcaaaaataaaatggggtattatcacttttagcccgcgccagaaATTATTTACATATGATaaccgaaaaagtgtataaaatttgtatagtttttgtatatatatatatatatatatatatatatatatatatatatatatatatatatatatatataaaatatatataaattttatatatttttcgactattatttttacagcggctatacagtATCATTTTTCCTAAATAAAATGGCCAAAGGCCCAAGACTAATCATTTTTAGACAACCACATAATGTATACTGTATTTTGTAAACTACGAGTCAGATATTTCTAATCAGAGTAACTTCATGTAGGTCGGCGTAGTTAAAACAAGGACGTAACATGTTGTAATGGATTtgtctattttatttttcatataactataac
This DNA window, taken from Nicotiana tabacum cultivar K326 chromosome 4, ASM71507v2, whole genome shotgun sequence, encodes the following:
- the LOC107815360 gene encoding ras-related protein Rab7-like, whose product is MASRRRMLLKVIILGDSGVGKTSLMNQYVNRKFSNQYKATIGADFLTKEVQFEDRLYTLQIWDTAGQERFQSLGVAFYRGADCCVLVYDVNVMKSFENLNNWREEFLIQASPSDPENFPFVVLGNKIDVDGGNSRVVSEKKAKAWCASKGIPYFETSAKEGFNVDAAFQCIAKNALKNEPEEEIYLPDTIDVAGGNQSRSTGCEC